GACTCTGGAGCCAGCAAACTGGTGATTATCATTAATGCCACTGGCAGGGCAACTACCATGGCGTAATGCCTCCAATTGCTGAAGGCGTAGGCCAGCCAGGGAAGCAGGCAGGCACCCAAGGTAAAGGAGAATGTGAGGGCCAAGTTCCCCACCAGTGTGCGATACTTCATGCCAACGTTCTCCAAAGCTATTCAAAGTTGAAGTGATGATAATGATTAGTGGTCATACACTGTGTACACAGCACTCACTAAGAATGTAGATGGGAACGAAGCAGTAGTTCATTGCCAGTCCAGCCACAAATCGACTGGCAGCAAAGCAGGGGAAGTCCTTGCAGACCGCACTGACGCAGCCGCCGATCATGGAGCAGGAGTTGGCCAGGAATAGGGCCGCCAGGCGACCGGAGTGATCGGTGATGTAGCCAAAGCAGAGGCAACCCACAATGCAGCCCACAAAGTAGACAACGACACTATATGTACCGAAATCTTCTTTGTCGCACACCCAATCGTACTCGGTGGCAATGGACTCGTAGGGCACCTCCTTGCGATCGTAGATCCAACCATTGTTGCAGGGTACCTTGCTCCTTGTCTCGTTCGCGTCGTTGGTCTTATTTGGGTTGTAGGGCATATTGTACATGAAACAATTCTCGTAACTGCCATCAGACTTTTTGGGAATGCCCCGATTCTTTTGCTCATTCTCTGGCAATCCCTCCAGTTCGCTTACTCTGCACCAGTGATTCTTTGGCAGCAGTATCATGAATATCTGGCCAAAGTAGGTGAAGGCGAACAGAAAGGCGGCGGGCATCATCCAAAGTAGCAGTCGCTTTTGAAAGGGCCCAAAGTCTCCAATGAGCAGCAGGAAGTTCTCATATTTATCACAATCTCTGGGGGGCATTTCCACACATAacctaataaatatttacaaaaccaaaagccaacTTCTTTGAAGCCTTATTTATGTTGAAGAAACCATTAAAAACCAGAGGCCTTTTTGAATTCCAATGCTTTCCCGCCAACTATCGATTACTTTTCAGGCTTGCATTTCAATTCGGTATTTAATCTGTCGTGCATGCTGGTCCCACAACTACGACCGTTATCGATAATTGAGCAG
This genomic interval from Drosophila teissieri strain GT53w chromosome 3L, Prin_Dtei_1.1, whole genome shotgun sequence contains the following:
- the LOC122616430 gene encoding solute carrier family 22 member 7; its protein translation is MPPRDCDKYENFLLLIGDFGPFQKRLLLWMMPAAFLFAFTYFGQIFMILLPKNHWCRVSELEGLPENEQKNRGIPKKSDGSYENCFMYNMPYNPNKTNDANETRSKVPCNNGWIYDRKEVPYESIATEYDWVCDKEDFGTYSVVVYFVGCIVGCLCFGYITDHSGRLAALFLANSCSMIGGCVSAVCKDFPCFAASRFVAGLAMNYCFVPIYILTLENVGMKYRTLVGNLALTFSFTLGACLLPWLAYAFSNWRHYAMVVALPVALMIITSLLAPESPSWLLSMGKVDRGMEVLRDAAKANGKTISEETWSEMKECFELKFANEQSGKQYTSLDLFKTFRRCVVLTILIVTWMTVAMAYDAHVRVVQILDTDVFITFSLSSLVEIPAGIVPMFLLDRIGRKPMMSAVMLLCAACSLFVGLLKGEWYVSAAAIAARFFVTMGYNVGQQWASEILPTVLRGQGLAVINIMGQMGALISPVVLSTHRFYRPLPMLIITLVSVVGASIILVLPETKGATMPQTLDEAEKRWTLRCKDRKINADS